GagcttttaaaaatggaagtttTAGCTTAGCCCAAATCCAATGGCAAAATCTAACTTAAGGACTATAGGAAAAGATCCATTGCCACCTACTCATAGGCCAGATTGCTGATTCATGTTTTGATTGTTTCCCACTCAGGTTATGTCTAATACAACGGGTAGGAAAAGATACCATCTCTAATGCCTCCTTTCACCATAAAGACGGGGAAGGGGACGCATATCTGCTCTCTGAGGCTGGCAGAACTCAAGGTCTCAGTGAGAGGAGAAGACCTCCATGTTGGGAGTCATTATATACATTGTGATCCTGCAGTGGGTCAGAATCGACAAAATAGAGTTCCCCAGCATGGATATCAGAAAAGTTAGCCAGAAACTCAGTAGGACTGAAGCCAACCCACACAGTATACCTATAGTCTATGGTGCGTATGGAGTATCCCATGACCTTTATATCTTTTAAGCTTGGCTTGTCAGAATTCCACTGAGGGAAATCTGCAGGCCGGGGATACTGGCTGTAGGCAATCAACTCCCGGGGATTACCAAACAAGTATGGATCCTCTTCCAAGTCATGGAGCTGCAAATACCTCTGGAGATTATGGCCTTCTCTGCACAGCTCAACATGAAAAGAAGGGATGGGGCACCAAGGAGGAACTGGCATTCCTGCAAGTCCAGCGAGCGTGGGGAAGAGAGACACAAGTTCTACGAGGTCCTCAGTGCGCCTGCCTGAAAGAGGAAGCAGCATAGTTGCATGCAGTACACTGCAGAGCCTGGCTGAGCACCACCCGTTCCCCATCTCTTCTTCATACACAACATCCACTTGTTTGCAAAATCAGCTTAGAAGTACTACTTCAGGACTTCACTCTTCACTATGACACCCATCCCACGGAAGGAAAATGATAGTGCTTCTGGTCAGCTAGAAGCATTTTAaactatttaaattaaattttagagCAAAATACTTTATTCAGACAAGTTTAATCCATTAAAGCTCTGCCCACTGTGTAAAAGTCTGTTGAAGATTACTCATTTCATTTCTAAGTGTTTGTATTTgatccatgttttcttttttaacatggtAAAATACACAAAACATGGACTTCACAACATTGTAGTGGCAATACATGTATTCATACTGTGTCATCATCGCTATCACTTTTACAACTCCTTGTACAGCTCTGTCTCCACTGTCTCAGAATATCACCATCAGTAAAACCAAAGAGCTGGCCATTTTCCTACTACCATCAATGGGTAATACTCTCTCTACTTTCTAACACTATGGATTTGACCAGTAGAGATAGCTTGTGTGAGTCGTCTCTGATGTATTTGATCCTATGTGCCTTTGTGGCTTATTTGCCCTTAACATAATGTCCTCAAGGCTAATCTAGTCTATAGCATACACtagaatttccttcctttttaaggaTGGATAATATTCTACTGTATGTCTATAACATACTGTGTATATCCTATTGTATGTACATAGCACATTGTGTATATTCATCCAATGATTGACAGGTATACTACTACTGGAGAAGGGGGAGAGTCTGACCAGCCCAGCTGTTCACAGGCCCCCTCTTAGAACTGTCAAGCTTCCTGCAACTGTGTAGAGAACTCTAGGGACCTAGCTTTTATTAGTCATCACCCATGTTGATGTGGGCTTTTCTGCAATGCAGGTGCTTTTGAGTAATTGGTGCTCCTGTGAGTAAACCCTCACTCTTAGTCCTGTTAGGAGCTCCAATAAAACTCACTAGTTGGCTCCCAAGTACCACTGTAATTTAGAGGTTTTAtattctgttttgattttcatctttGCAGTGCTATGGATAGAAGCACATCCTAGACatgaactctaccactgagctatatccccattTCTGCTTTGAGTTTGAAAATGGTTACGTGCAGTATTATGAGAAAGAAGACTCTAGCGAACCAAGGCCTCAAGCAAGGTGACTTTGGAAAGTTGCTATAGCAGAAGTCTGGTGACAGTGAAACAGAGAATGGGCAGAGACAGATTCTGAAAGGAAAGGATGATGCTTGCTGCTAGACTGCATAGTACAtatggaataaagaaaaaaagaaaacatgggttGAAAAGACTctgaacattctttttttcagtaccaggaactgaacccaggcacTGACTTTGCATACTATGCCTATCTAGGAACTGAAATAATGGTAGACAAACACTataccattgagctacatctcGAGCATGcattcttgttttggtttggtttgcggGGGGATGGagggttgtttttgttctttttttaggtGAGTTCTCAGTAAATTTCAGAGGCTGGCCTCACTTTGTATCTCAGACATGTTTTAAGCATGTGATTTTCATACCTCAGCTTCTAAGGAGCTGTCATTACAAGTCTCTGTCTACAGGtattttggttggttgattggttagcTGGTTGactggtttttgattttgtggcCTATGTGACAATTGACATTTCTAATTGTCAAAGGTAAGGATGAAGGTGAAGCAGTGTAAGTTTAGCTCTAGGCATGTCAGACAGACTAGCCAAGTGGGACAAACTATTTGAAATACAAATTGAGGTTGAGAGAAAAGACGAAAACTAGAGATTACACTTGGAAAATGCTGGCTGACACTACAATACAGGGATTTCTAATTTTCTAAGTGTCTTCCAAGTTTCACAAAGGACTCTTACCTACCATATTTGTCCCAACAATCATTAACTATGCCTTGAAAGTGTTTAACATTTCTCTTGGTGTTTGGAAAGAAACATGCAACAtgtgcaaaaaagaaagaaaacaaagacacacaaaaaTGGATAATCTAAGCACGAAACTCTAGAAAGGCCAGCATGAACCTGAGATCAATTCACAGGGCAGAGAACAAAAGTGCAAGACTCAAGTGATAAAGCTGGAGCCCGGGCCAGCCAGTCCTGAAAGGGGGCAAGTCGGTAGAATGCAGCTCACAGAAAAGCACTCTACAAAGAAGGATGACACTGGAAGTATACGACTGCTGTCTGAAAGACTATTTGTCACATAGAGTCAGGACACAACTCTTAAGAACCTACACCAGCCACCTCACACAAACAGAAAGAGCATGTAGTTCCCTGTATTGTAGTGTCAGCCAGCGTTTTCCAAGTGTAATCTCTAGTTTTCGTCTTTTCTCTCAACCTCAATTTGTATTTCAAACAGTTTGTCCCACTTGGCTAGTCTGTCTGACCTGCCTAGAGCTAAACTTACACTGCTTCACCTTCATCCTTACCTTTGACAATTAGAAATGTCAATTGTCACATAGgccacaaaaccaaaaaccaagcaagcaaccaaccaaccaaccaaaaacaataCCTGTCCTTCACTACAAATTACCTGAATGTGTTTTCATAGTTCAATGAGCTCCAAAATTGAAAATACCTCCTGTAAAATTACAAAGTACCCCCAAAACAGGGGATATAAAACATGTACATGAAATATTCCACTTGTGTGTTAGAGAGACTTTGTCCCAACAGTATATAGCCATTTCCTCTAAGGTCTGTTATGCTGTTGTCACTTCCAAATAGTCCTCCCACCTCTGGAATGTCACATGCTCCTTTGGCCCCCTAGACTTCCCAAGAGTCCCTGTGTGCAGTAGCCATTCTTGCCAGCTCTGGATTTGCCGTGTATTCCCAACCTAGAGATGGGAGATGCTAAGAAATATGTGCATAGCAAACAGCACTGAGAATGAGTTCCTACACACCACAAAGAGGGAGAGCTTGTGTGATAAGGCAGTTCATATATACAACAAAGGTACTCTCATTGCTAGGCATTACTACTTCTGTCTGTGTATACCTGCACCCATCAATTCTGAAGCGGGATCAAAAGGGTCCTGGTAAGGAAAGAGCTTCTCTCCTGCTGCAGGAAGGAGGGCTGTCTTTCCAGGAACATAAAACATCAGTGGTACACGGGTAGTGACATCAAAGTTGCTGTATTTGGCCCATTCTCCGTGTTCACCTAGGGCCCATCCTGGCAATAAGAAAGCACACAATATAAGAAAATGAGGAATTATACTATGCTTTGCTTACATTAAAGACCATTTCATTCCTCAGTGTAAAGACCAGAGGACACTAAACCTCATAACCTAAGGAAATCCCTCTAGACTTATGAAACATAACTCACATAAATTCCTGTTATTCAAAGGCAGACATCTGTTCATAAAGAAGAAACCCTCCAAAGGGGCAACCGTAAATTCCTAtagttttgaaaaaataaactatactttttaaaagtaaaaagaaattcaCACACACTGCATTTTATCAGTTTCAAGAGGTTTCCTCTGCCTAGGTAGGAATCTGTCCACACTTTAGTGCCGATTAGGCACATGATCTACCACTCAGCTACACTGATAA
The window above is part of the Rattus norvegicus strain BN/NHsdMcwi chromosome X, GRCr8, whole genome shotgun sequence genome. Proteins encoded here:
- the Ids gene encoding iduronate 2-sulfatase isoform X1; protein product: MSVGKVFHPGISSNHSDDYPYSWSFPPYHPSSEKYENTKTCKGQDGKLHTNLLCPVDVADVPEGTLPDKQSTEEAIRLLEKMKTSVSPFFLAVGYHKPHIPFRYPKEFQKLYPLENMTLAPDPHVPDSLPPVAYNPWMDIREREDVQALNISVPYGPIPVDFQRKIRQSYFASVSYLDTQVGHLLSALDDLRLAHNTIIAFMSDHGWALGEHGEWAKYSNFDVTTRVPLMFYVPGKTALLPAAGEKLFPYQDPFDPASELMGAGRRTEDLVELVSLFPTLAGLAGMPVPPWCPIPSFHVELCREGHNLQRYLQLHDLEEDPYLFGNPRELIAYSQYPRPADFPQWNSDKPSLKDIKVMGYSIRTIDYRYTVWVGFSPTEFLANFSDIHAGELYFVDSDPLQDHNVYNDSQHGGLLLSLRP